The stretch of DNA ACCCGCTGAGGATGGCGAGGTTGAGCCCCGCAACGGGTTTGACGTCCATCCAGTCGGGCGCAAAAGCGCTGACGAACACAAACGCCGCGTAACACGCCGCATAGACGATAAAGAGACCCAACCCAATCCGGGCGTTGCGGCCAGCCATCAAGGGAGCCTCAGAGCAACAAGAGGAGCGAACCGGCGAGAGCCCAACGGCAAAGCCGACGGGGACAGATTAGCGGTTGGGGCCCGGAGATAGAACCGGGGAAGAGGCCTGAGAAAACCTGCTAGGCGTTTGAGCCAGCCAGGTCGGCGGACTTCTTAGCTTGCTTAGCGCGCCATGTCGCAGAAAGTCGCCTCGGCTCGTCTCTGCCTTGAGTAGAATTAACGTACCACCACTTGTTGCCCTTGGCACTCAAGTCCATGGACTGGAGCTTGCGGAGTACATGGCGATCACCGGCTTCAAGTTGCTGTCGAACGGTCTTAGCTGGCCCAAAGTCCGCTTGTCGGCAGTAGTTCAACCAGCCTTGGATCGTCGCTCGCTTAGAGGCGACGGA from Botrimarina mediterranea encodes:
- a CDS encoding DUF485 domain-containing protein, whose protein sequence is MAGRNARIGLGLFIVYAACYAAFVFVSAFAPDWMDVKPVAGLNLAILSGFGLIVLALVLALIYGVMADRGPRDLANGREGASR